A region of Paenibacillus sp. 37 DNA encodes the following proteins:
- a CDS encoding MauE/DoxX family redox-associated membrane protein, producing MIWMVSFVIAALYYKSSVQKLRTPYTFSYIVSEYQLSTYHMPLAIATKLAPLLIVVELLTAVWVLLPWTRIYGFALGASLQLIFIILMSANIGRSFPYGCGCFKMNAPSVITVRHVWGNFVLCIVQVAVVLWLLAVG from the coding sequence ATGATTTGGATGGTATCATTTGTAATAGCTGCTTTATACTACAAAAGCTCTGTCCAAAAATTACGTACACCGTATACATTCAGTTATATCGTAAGTGAATATCAATTAAGCACGTACCACATGCCACTAGCTATAGCAACAAAATTGGCACCATTACTGATTGTCGTTGAATTATTGACAGCAGTGTGGGTTTTATTACCATGGACGCGGATTTATGGTTTCGCTTTAGGCGCAAGCTTGCAGTTGATTTTTATTATATTAATGTCTGCTAACATAGGAAGAAGTTTTCCTTATGGATGCGGTTGTTTTAAGATGAATGCTCCAAGCGTAATTACAGTTCGGCATGTGTGGGGGAATTTTGTATTGTGTATTGTGCAGGTAGCTGTAGTTTTATGGTTACTTGCTGTAGGATGA
- a CDS encoding rhodanese-related sulfurtransferase, whose translation MCNSAYRVLLYYKFVKIEDPETFTQEHLQYCKDLGVKGRILIASEGINGTVSGTPEQTEQYMKDMLANPLFSDMVFKIDDVEEHAFKKIFVRHKAELVTFRVDEDLDPNVISGKRLSPKEFHEHLQRDDVIVIDGRNDYEYEIGHFRGAIRPDVESFREFPEWIRENLGDMKDKTIITYCTGGIRCEKLTGFMINEGFQDVAQLDGGIVTYGKDPEVQGHLFDGKCYVFDERISVPINRTEEDIVIASCYHCGTTHDRYINCPTCNLQHVSCEDCEETHNRFCSDACREAAPVHA comes from the coding sequence ATGTGTAACAGCGCGTACCGCGTGCTTTTATATTATAAGTTCGTGAAGATTGAAGACCCCGAGACGTTTACACAAGAGCATCTGCAATACTGCAAGGACCTCGGTGTGAAAGGCCGTATTCTGATCGCATCCGAAGGTATTAACGGTACGGTATCCGGAACGCCTGAACAGACGGAACAGTATATGAAAGACATGCTGGCTAATCCGCTGTTCAGCGATATGGTGTTCAAGATTGATGATGTGGAAGAGCATGCGTTCAAAAAAATCTTTGTTCGTCATAAAGCAGAGCTGGTTACGTTCCGCGTAGACGAAGATCTTGATCCGAATGTGATCAGCGGCAAACGCCTTTCTCCGAAAGAGTTCCATGAGCATTTGCAACGGGATGATGTCATCGTTATCGATGGCCGCAATGATTACGAATACGAAATTGGTCACTTCCGCGGCGCCATCCGTCCAGATGTTGAGTCGTTCCGCGAGTTCCCGGAGTGGATTCGCGAGAACCTCGGTGACATGAAGGACAAAACAATTATTACCTATTGCACGGGCGGCATTCGCTGCGAGAAGCTGACTGGTTTCATGATCAATGAAGGATTCCAGGACGTGGCTCAACTGGACGGCGGTATTGTCACGTACGGTAAAGATCCGGAAGTACAAGGCCATCTGTTTGATGGCAAGTGTTACGTGTTTGACGAGCGGATCTCTGTACCGATTAACCGGACAGAAGAGGATATTGTCATTGCCAGCTGTTATCACTGTGGAACGACACATGACCGATATATTAATTGTCCAACCTGCAACCTGCAGCACGTAAGCTGTGAGGATTGCGAAGAGACGCATAACCGCTTTTGCTCGGATGCCTGCCGGGAGGCAGCACCGGTACACGCATAA
- a CDS encoding ABC transporter ATP-binding protein — protein sequence MKSKVNRKKVDLRTSLHNLWRIVSVMWQVRPLAVTCWVIMLLLISAIPAMQIWLQKVSIDAISTSVAYTANLLPVLVLVASMYGLNIINSILSETSEYLFNITKEDTNFRLQRSILRKSVCIPYHYYENARFYDELSMVSQALSRSGAEIIRSAFTSFSNVVSLITVVVMLSIVHWSLPLLLISSTLPGIIILLIAKKKRYRLAVATTQQGREIDYTFRLMLSKHGAKEIRIFQLGDILIERWAHLFVNVRNKVLKQYAKEGRGRIVGVLILQLSALGVAIMLVMQINKDVLTLGDYVALMSAVVIVQGTMGSIGANIGQVLEMSSFINHLYQYLALPEVSKSSGELEFPKHYEQLEVSGLHFTYPNTELKVLSDISFSVKRGETIAIVGENGAGKTTLMNCLLGLYSPSQGNIYIDKEPLQSFSTDSYLTHVSAVFQQFVQYNYSIHDNVAFGAMHKHLSQDETLDALKAVGLTEMVYRMSEGMGTRLGSEFNGGVELSGGQWQRIAIARAAIRNAEILILDEPTSALDPLAELEIFRTFQKLAAGRTAFMVSHRLGPARLADRILVLKDGALVEQGNHDELIGLNGEYKAMFQAQAEWYQEDSVYDVVG from the coding sequence ATGAAGTCCAAAGTTAATCGGAAAAAGGTAGATCTAAGAACCTCCCTGCATAATTTATGGAGAATTGTCAGTGTTATGTGGCAAGTAAGACCGTTGGCAGTAACATGTTGGGTAATAATGTTGCTATTAATTTCAGCAATACCTGCAATGCAAATTTGGTTACAGAAAGTATCAATAGATGCCATTAGTACTTCTGTTGCGTATACTGCAAATTTGTTACCTGTATTAGTGCTAGTTGCTTCGATGTACGGACTTAATATTATTAATAGCATTTTATCTGAGACAAGTGAATATTTGTTTAATATTACAAAGGAAGATACGAACTTTCGCCTACAGCGTAGCATCTTGCGTAAATCAGTATGTATTCCCTATCACTATTATGAAAATGCTCGATTTTATGATGAATTAAGTATGGTTTCACAAGCGTTAAGTCGTAGCGGGGCAGAGATTATTCGAAGTGCTTTTACTTCGTTTAGTAACGTTGTTTCCTTAATTACAGTCGTAGTGATGTTGAGCATTGTTCATTGGAGCCTGCCTCTGTTACTCATAAGCTCCACTCTTCCTGGTATTATTATTTTACTAATCGCTAAGAAAAAACGGTATCGTTTAGCGGTTGCGACGACGCAACAAGGCAGGGAGATTGACTATACGTTTCGGCTTATGTTGTCCAAACATGGTGCGAAAGAAATTCGAATATTTCAGTTAGGAGATATATTAATCGAACGGTGGGCTCATTTATTTGTTAATGTTCGTAATAAAGTATTAAAGCAGTATGCTAAAGAAGGAAGAGGACGCATTGTAGGTGTACTCATACTGCAGCTATCTGCATTAGGTGTGGCGATTATGCTTGTGATGCAAATCAATAAGGACGTGTTGACACTAGGTGATTACGTGGCTTTAATGAGTGCAGTTGTGATTGTGCAAGGAACGATGGGAAGTATTGGCGCAAATATAGGTCAAGTGTTGGAAATGAGTTCGTTTATTAATCATTTGTATCAATATTTAGCTCTTCCTGAGGTTTCTAAGTCTTCAGGTGAATTAGAGTTTCCGAAGCACTACGAACAATTAGAAGTGAGTGGATTACATTTCACTTATCCCAATACAGAACTTAAAGTGCTATCGGATATTTCTTTTTCGGTTAAACGCGGAGAGACGATAGCTATTGTTGGAGAGAACGGTGCAGGTAAGACAACACTTATGAACTGTTTACTTGGCTTGTACTCACCATCACAAGGAAATATTTATATAGACAAAGAACCACTGCAAAGTTTCAGTACAGACAGCTATCTTACTCATGTATCGGCAGTTTTTCAACAGTTCGTACAATATAACTATTCCATTCATGATAACGTTGCTTTTGGAGCAATGCATAAGCATTTAAGCCAAGACGAGACGCTAGATGCATTAAAGGCAGTAGGACTAACCGAGATGGTGTATCGTATGTCTGAAGGAATGGGTACACGTCTGGGATCGGAATTTAACGGTGGAGTTGAATTGTCTGGGGGACAGTGGCAACGTATAGCTATTGCACGTGCCGCTATTAGAAATGCTGAAATACTGATTCTTGATGAACCTACATCTGCCCTAGATCCATTAGCAGAACTGGAGATATTTCGAACCTTTCAAAAGTTAGCAGCGGGTAGAACGGCATTCATGGTCTCTCATCGCTTAGGTCCCGCACGTCTGGCAGATCGTATCCTTGTATTGAAGGATGGAGCACTAGTTGAGCAAGGGAATCATGATGAATTGATCGGATTAAATGGTGAATATAAAGCAATGTTCCAGGCACAGGCAGAGTGGTATCAAGAGGACAGCGTTTATGATGTTGTTGGATAA
- a CDS encoding ABC transporter substrate-binding protein, producing the protein MKKKFWMSLMMVASMIVAAGCGNNSGTGSESEGSGTTTGGGSEEKSYQIAISQIVEHPSLDATREGFIAALKEAGIEENKNLKIDYNNAQGDSTNNLSIAQKISGDSKNDLVLGIATPSALALAQQVKDKPLLFAAVTDPLGAKLVTDMDKPGGNVTGASDTNPEAIVQLADFIAKNLPDVKTVGLVINEGEPNAVVMADNAEKALATHNIKLVKAPVTNTSEVKQATDSLVGKVDAFYITLDNSVVSAVDTIIQTANSNKIPFFSSDRDTVEKGAFATVGFKYYDHGYQVGEMAADILKNGTKPGDMKVTVPDKLDLILNLKAAEAQGITVTDEMKAEVKDQENNIIQ; encoded by the coding sequence ATGAAAAAGAAATTTTGGATGTCACTGATGATGGTTGCTTCAATGATCGTTGCAGCAGGTTGCGGAAATAACAGCGGTACAGGCTCGGAATCCGAAGGATCAGGGACCACAACAGGTGGAGGAAGCGAGGAAAAATCATACCAGATTGCCATCTCGCAGATTGTTGAACATCCATCTCTGGATGCTACACGTGAAGGATTCATTGCAGCCCTGAAGGAAGCGGGCATTGAAGAGAACAAGAACCTCAAAATCGATTACAATAACGCGCAAGGTGATTCGACGAACAACCTGTCCATTGCACAGAAAATCTCGGGTGATTCCAAAAATGATCTTGTACTCGGCATCGCAACACCATCTGCGCTGGCGCTGGCTCAACAAGTGAAGGACAAGCCATTGCTGTTCGCAGCGGTAACAGACCCGTTGGGTGCCAAACTGGTGACCGATATGGACAAGCCGGGTGGCAATGTTACAGGTGCATCCGATACGAATCCGGAAGCTATTGTACAATTGGCTGACTTTATCGCTAAAAATCTGCCGGATGTGAAAACGGTGGGCTTGGTCATTAACGAAGGTGAACCAAATGCGGTGGTTATGGCAGATAATGCAGAAAAAGCGCTCGCAACACATAATATCAAGCTGGTGAAAGCACCGGTTACAAATACATCTGAAGTAAAACAGGCAACGGATTCTCTTGTTGGCAAAGTAGACGCTTTCTACATCACGCTTGATAACTCTGTCGTGAGTGCGGTTGATACGATTATCCAAACGGCGAACAGTAATAAAATTCCGTTCTTCTCCAGTGATCGGGATACCGTTGAAAAAGGAGCTTTCGCAACGGTAGGCTTCAAATATTATGATCATGGATATCAGGTGGGTGAGATGGCTGCGGACATTCTGAAAAATGGTACAAAACCTGGTGATATGAAAGTCACCGTTCCGGACAAACTGGATCTGATCCTGAACCTGAAAGCGGCTGAAGCCCAAGGTATCACGGTTACGGATGAGATGAAAGCGGAAGTAAAAGACCAGGAAAACAACATTATTCAATAA
- a CDS encoding MauE/DoxX family redox-associated membrane protein: MDYLALIMQIALGLILLLSAVLKLLSLGSLLDIMNLLRLTPKNLNKLIAVLLVGAELATGSLILFGYLARTAAIVGSVLFIGFIGLHRYALARKIDMTCGCHGKWISTRLGKAGIVQNSIYLIYALPIIFWSTQPSLSLLITTSIQQVITLILLPAFLLLVLSMCTTVYSFEKPIK; this comes from the coding sequence ATGGATTATTTAGCACTTATTATGCAAATTGCACTTGGCTTGATATTGTTGTTATCAGCGGTATTGAAACTATTATCGCTAGGAAGTCTGCTGGATATTATGAACTTATTAAGGTTAACGCCTAAGAACCTAAATAAGTTGATTGCTGTTTTGCTCGTAGGTGCAGAACTCGCAACGGGTAGCTTGATCTTATTTGGGTACTTGGCTCGTACAGCAGCGATTGTAGGTAGTGTGCTATTTATCGGCTTTATCGGGTTGCATCGGTATGCATTAGCACGAAAGATAGATATGACTTGCGGTTGTCATGGGAAATGGATAAGTACAAGGTTGGGTAAGGCTGGGATTGTGCAGAATAGTATTTATCTTATCTATGCATTGCCAATTATTTTCTGGTCAACACAACCATCATTGTCTCTATTGATCACTACCTCTATTCAACAAGTTATTACCTTGATATTGTTACCTGCTTTCTTGTTACTTGTTCTTAGTATGTGTACAACTGTGTATTCATTTGAGAAGCCAATCAAGTAG
- a CDS encoding Rpn family recombination-promoting nuclease/putative transposase, with protein MTELLDPKNDYVFKRIFGSEENKDVLLAFLNHTFKNAGESLLTEIVLINPYLDKDTPRDKQSILDKDTPRDKQSILDKDTPRDKQSILDIRAKTDQGELINVEMQLFNQYDLEKRTLFYWGKQYSGQLLEGQRYSQLKKCVAINIVNFKMLANDQYHNVFHLREDHTDIPLTDVIEIHFMEIPKLNDENIQIQDGLVRWLLFLKGMTKSSWEALMMHEPEPALKKAMSVLEFLSQDEQARQRYIDRQKFLWDEASMIEGAREEGLKKGMEEGIQKGIEEGIKEGIKEGIKEGIKEGEAESKRKIALNMLTLGLDHETIVKATGLTSAELKAIQEEK; from the coding sequence ATGACAGAGTTGCTTGATCCCAAGAACGATTATGTGTTCAAACGAATCTTTGGAAGTGAAGAGAATAAGGATGTTCTTCTGGCTTTTCTGAATCATACCTTCAAAAATGCAGGTGAATCTTTACTGACTGAGATTGTATTAATCAATCCTTATCTGGACAAGGATACCCCGAGGGATAAACAGTCCATTCTGGACAAGGATACCCCGAGGGATAAACAGTCCATTCTGGACAAGGATACCCCGAGGGATAAACAGTCCATTCTGGACATACGGGCTAAAACAGATCAAGGTGAGCTAATTAATGTTGAAATGCAGTTGTTTAATCAGTATGATTTAGAGAAGAGGACTTTGTTCTATTGGGGTAAACAATATTCTGGACAGTTACTTGAAGGACAGAGATATAGTCAACTCAAAAAATGTGTTGCAATCAACATTGTTAATTTCAAAATGCTCGCTAATGACCAGTACCACAACGTATTTCATTTAAGAGAAGACCATACCGATATTCCGTTGACGGATGTTATAGAGATTCATTTTATGGAAATACCAAAGCTGAATGATGAAAATATTCAAATACAGGATGGATTGGTGCGTTGGCTGTTATTTCTGAAAGGAATGACTAAATCAAGCTGGGAGGCGTTAATGATGCACGAACCGGAACCGGCTTTGAAAAAAGCCATGAGTGTATTAGAGTTTCTGAGCCAAGATGAGCAAGCACGTCAACGATATATCGACCGTCAGAAATTTCTATGGGACGAAGCTTCCATGATTGAGGGCGCACGAGAAGAGGGTCTCAAGAAAGGCATGGAGGAAGGAATTCAAAAAGGAATCGAAGAAGGGATTAAAGAAGGAATTAAAGAAGGAATTAAAGAAGGAATTAAAGAAGGTGAAGCTGAGAGCAAGCGGAAAATTGCATTGAATATGCTCACCTTGGGTCTTGATCATGAGACCATTGTCAAAGCGACGGGACTAACCTCTGCTGAGCTAAAAGCAATTCAAGAAGAAAAATAA
- a CDS encoding helix-turn-helix transcriptional regulator: protein MLIVKREEERTTRERILFMLKQQGTLTAREMTADLGLTGMAIRRHLTALEQDGWIEVREARATAGRPSSVYQLTVRGDSFFPKSYSSLTLELLEELSDSAGSGVVDALFESRRDKLLRSGLPQMEGQDLAGRVEELARIQNANGYMADASREEDGTYVITEMNCPIVQVASVYKQACRCELELFRSLLQAEVERTECYADGGKRCKYEIREASGN from the coding sequence GTGCTGATCGTGAAGCGCGAAGAGGAACGAACGACGCGTGAACGGATTTTGTTCATGCTGAAGCAGCAAGGTACATTGACCGCGAGGGAAATGACAGCTGATCTGGGTCTGACCGGCATGGCCATTCGCCGTCATCTGACGGCACTGGAGCAGGACGGCTGGATTGAGGTTCGGGAGGCCCGGGCTACGGCCGGACGTCCGTCCTCGGTGTACCAACTGACGGTACGCGGGGACAGCTTTTTCCCAAAATCATATTCGTCCCTTACGCTGGAACTGCTTGAAGAATTGTCTGACTCTGCCGGTAGCGGTGTGGTGGATGCATTGTTCGAGAGTCGCCGGGACAAGCTGCTTCGTAGCGGATTGCCCCAGATGGAGGGCCAAGATCTGGCCGGACGAGTGGAGGAACTCGCGCGAATTCAGAATGCCAACGGATATATGGCGGATGCGTCCAGAGAAGAAGATGGAACCTACGTCATTACGGAAATGAACTGCCCGATTGTACAAGTCGCGAGTGTATACAAGCAGGCTTGCCGCTGTGAACTGGAACTGTTTCGCTCGCTACTTCAAGCTGAGGTGGAGCGTACCGAATGTTACGCCGATGGCGGCAAAAGGTGCAAGTATGAGATTCGCGAAGCATCGGGGAACTAG
- a CDS encoding TlpA family protein disulfide reductase, with product MSIWQQSMLALWLGIVILFILFGRLWKLSYREFSEEGLLPGLAIPPIAVYSLTNGEAQPFSTVYEAEEERHTILFIVDYGCTFCREMMTIVPKIAKTYSHMPIKLIIMDNNAEQAEMMWSLAGRALPAVRVISDIEVVKKWRIHRFPFAYVINEKGVIVARQSINKGKVEHFLNQLLEREDKIVTERSHYEVQS from the coding sequence ATGTCGATTTGGCAGCAATCAATGTTAGCGCTTTGGCTGGGAATTGTTATATTATTCATTTTGTTTGGCCGGTTATGGAAGTTATCCTATCGAGAATTTTCAGAAGAAGGATTACTACCTGGGTTGGCTATTCCTCCAATAGCTGTTTACTCGCTTACTAATGGTGAGGCGCAGCCGTTTTCTACTGTTTACGAAGCAGAAGAGGAGCGTCATACTATCTTGTTCATTGTTGATTATGGATGCACATTTTGCCGTGAAATGATGACGATTGTACCTAAGATAGCAAAGACATATTCTCATATGCCAATTAAATTGATTATCATGGATAACAATGCAGAACAGGCAGAAATGATGTGGTCTTTAGCAGGACGAGCGCTGCCAGCTGTTAGAGTAATCTCAGATATTGAAGTCGTAAAGAAATGGCGTATACATCGCTTTCCATTTGCTTATGTAATAAATGAAAAAGGAGTCATTGTAGCACGTCAGTCGATTAACAAGGGGAAGGTTGAGCACTTCTTAAATCAGCTTCTAGAGCGAGAGGACAAAATTGTAACGGAGCGTAGCCATTATGAAGTCCAAAGTTAA
- a CDS encoding ABC transporter ATP-binding protein has product MGDSILAVRNLTKIYGREQNQVLALDHVDLDLAAGEIVMLMGPSGSGKTTLLQLLGGLEPPTEGKIKVKDGKWQNFYHEPEVSHYRRDMIGFVFQFFNLISALTAEENVALPLILAGQPKKKVTALTEEMLNLVGLSGRSKHRPAELSGGQQQRVAIARALIHKPTILLADEPTGNLDSRNSADILELLLSMRDKLGQSMLIVTHDPYVATYGDRVVLFRDGRIVDEYGAEDIIGENRSERSIYIMERLQAISNEPHRKQV; this is encoded by the coding sequence ATGGGGGATTCAATATTAGCAGTAAGAAATCTTACGAAGATTTATGGGCGAGAACAGAATCAAGTCCTGGCGCTAGACCATGTAGACTTGGATTTGGCAGCGGGAGAGATTGTTATGTTAATGGGTCCAAGTGGGTCAGGAAAGACAACACTGTTACAACTCCTAGGCGGGCTCGAACCACCTACTGAAGGAAAGATCAAGGTTAAGGATGGTAAGTGGCAAAATTTCTACCACGAACCAGAAGTCTCTCATTATCGGCGGGATATGATTGGGTTCGTGTTCCAATTCTTTAACCTAATTAGCGCCTTAACAGCAGAAGAGAACGTAGCATTGCCGCTAATTCTGGCAGGGCAACCCAAGAAGAAGGTTACAGCATTAACAGAGGAAATGTTGAACTTAGTAGGGTTGTCTGGGCGAAGTAAGCATCGTCCTGCAGAGTTATCTGGAGGCCAGCAACAGCGGGTTGCTATTGCGCGTGCATTGATTCATAAACCGACTATATTGCTTGCCGATGAGCCAACAGGCAATCTGGACTCTCGTAATTCAGCAGATATACTTGAATTGCTTCTCAGTATGCGTGATAAGCTTGGACAATCAATGCTCATCGTTACTCATGATCCTTATGTCGCTACATATGGTGATCGTGTTGTTCTATTCCGTGATGGACGAATTGTTGATGAGTACGGTGCTGAAGATATTATTGGAGAAAATCGAAGTGAGCGATCAATATACATTATGGAGCGTCTACAAGCAATTAGTAATGAACCACACCGTAAGCAGGTGTAA
- a CDS encoding FtsX-like permease family protein — protein MMKRSTFGIAMRMLFAKKQRLILTCIGIGVSFGLIIAIGSLYISMEHSVQKTIDKKYGTFDLMVGYSPTNGTSEKKLLEKEEIHKLRNLDGVIDSGIAIIFPELATDRYDYEARNKDAINYAAIESNELTQNFYGFTTTLNPDEMVITEEVAKRWEVKQGDSKEFSMNNDIVLRKTVAEIIPEYTSGSAVILNIDAIREAYSLGEVANTVYLDLADGISDKAIEATIRSEIDPDMDISLQSQDNGVIKQRIMFRVISIGLGSILLLVSILFLSSSFKLMLLGRIRELSTFRMVGASRRVIYKMVMMEAAVLNVFGIVLGVGIGIVFCSISTKFIDSMMGFPLNNLAIDLRLIASIAVLGWLTLTLSVMRIAVTAAADAPLVAVRHSEQQGLSRLNAWCAGILFVIGCLILVLAWLGIIGSNVRLLFTLIGGLLAAGGCILGTGYLIPIVSSISGWFFRKLAIAEAYYAVKQFVALRRQNSFIVMLLASIVTAFIAIPTFIENFNRANEEQVMREHITPIVIEKKRDVMSSSVVKKVRQVKGVDQALPMGSFHAVLLGDMDYERADQNWLKRNSNSPEYFKKGTPLYNTYGYQWLGVAQTDLKLMRQMGLLKVDYKELSSGIVIQPEYARHMGIGLGDTVFLQRTRLGERLEQYELPVSGVTELNFTTEETLGLVDHHNPKVLWIEGDNNNSSKEISARKIYVQVSEGTDITSVRIALQKLLEDDPLIKVTDLDSELLRIAEQSREQYTILWAVMVIFVIVGIVGIMNTLGATFHAHRREYAILRAIHLTTAKLRSVMIVQGLLYAITSIVIGILSGGWIIIGLFTGTDEFNGWTISWYTIVLPIIVVGVITLLISFLYARQIGLNSITEELKVE, from the coding sequence ATGATGAAACGCTCTACTTTTGGGATTGCAATGAGAATGTTATTTGCTAAGAAACAGCGACTCATTCTAACTTGTATCGGGATTGGTGTTAGTTTCGGTCTGATTATCGCTATAGGTTCGTTGTACATTTCTATGGAGCATTCTGTTCAAAAGACTATAGATAAGAAATATGGTACGTTTGATCTAATGGTTGGATACAGTCCGACAAATGGTACGAGTGAAAAAAAATTACTCGAAAAAGAGGAGATCCACAAATTAAGGAATCTTGATGGTGTCATTGATTCAGGGATAGCCATCATATTTCCAGAACTTGCAACAGATAGATATGATTATGAAGCTAGAAACAAGGATGCTATTAACTATGCTGCAATTGAGTCTAACGAGTTAACACAGAATTTCTATGGGTTTACCACGACTTTAAATCCTGATGAGATGGTGATTACCGAAGAAGTAGCAAAACGTTGGGAAGTAAAGCAGGGAGACTCGAAGGAATTCTCCATGAATAATGACATCGTTCTTAGAAAGACTGTGGCTGAGATTATTCCTGAGTACACATCAGGTTCAGCAGTGATTCTCAATATAGATGCCATTCGCGAAGCATATTCATTAGGAGAGGTTGCCAATACCGTATATCTTGATTTAGCAGACGGCATATCCGATAAGGCTATTGAGGCAACTATTCGATCAGAAATCGATCCAGATATGGATATATCTCTTCAGTCACAAGATAATGGTGTAATAAAGCAACGTATAATGTTTAGAGTTATTTCTATCGGATTAGGGAGCATACTACTTCTAGTCAGTATATTGTTCTTATCTAGTAGCTTTAAACTAATGTTGCTCGGGCGAATAAGGGAATTATCCACATTTCGGATGGTTGGAGCTAGTCGGCGAGTCATCTATAAAATGGTCATGATGGAAGCGGCAGTGTTAAATGTGTTTGGTATTGTGCTCGGTGTTGGTATAGGTATTGTATTCTGCAGTATATCAACTAAATTTATTGACTCGATGATGGGGTTTCCCCTGAATAATTTAGCAATAGACCTGCGATTAATCGCAAGTATTGCTGTGCTCGGATGGTTGACTTTGACGTTGTCTGTTATGAGAATTGCCGTGACTGCGGCTGCTGATGCTCCACTTGTTGCCGTTCGACATAGCGAACAACAGGGATTAAGCAGATTAAATGCCTGGTGTGCAGGAATTCTGTTTGTCATCGGATGTCTAATTTTAGTTCTTGCCTGGCTGGGTATTATCGGTAGTAATGTGCGTTTGCTCTTTACGCTTATAGGTGGGCTATTGGCAGCGGGAGGATGTATTCTTGGTACAGGATATCTGATTCCTATCGTTTCTTCCATTAGTGGTTGGTTCTTTCGTAAGTTAGCAATTGCTGAAGCTTATTATGCAGTGAAGCAATTCGTAGCATTACGCAGGCAAAATTCGTTCATTGTTATGTTATTAGCGAGTATCGTGACTGCCTTCATTGCTATTCCAACTTTTATAGAAAATTTCAACCGTGCAAATGAGGAACAAGTCATGCGTGAGCACATTACGCCGATCGTGATTGAGAAGAAACGTGATGTGATGTCTTCTAGCGTAGTAAAGAAAGTGCGTCAAGTAAAAGGCGTTGACCAGGCGCTGCCCATGGGATCATTCCATGCTGTACTACTCGGAGATATGGATTACGAGCGAGCGGATCAGAACTGGTTGAAGCGTAACAGCAATTCTCCCGAGTATTTTAAAAAAGGCACACCCTTATATAACACGTATGGTTATCAGTGGCTGGGAGTTGCACAGACGGATTTGAAGCTGATGCGGCAGATGGGTTTACTGAAAGTAGATTATAAAGAATTATCATCGGGGATAGTCATACAGCCGGAGTATGCTAGGCATATGGGAATAGGCTTAGGAGATACAGTATTTTTGCAAAGAACTAGACTAGGTGAAAGGTTAGAACAATATGAGTTGCCCGTAAGCGGAGTGACAGAGCTAAACTTTACTACAGAAGAAACGCTGGGTTTAGTAGATCATCACAATCCAAAGGTATTATGGATTGAAGGCGATAATAACAACAGTTCTAAAGAGATTTCGGCCAGAAAGATCTATGTGCAAGTTAGTGAAGGTACAGATATTACAAGTGTAAGAATTGCGTTACAGAAACTACTAGAAGATGATCCGTTGATCAAGGTTACTGATCTAGATTCGGAGTTATTGCGCATTGCAGAACAGTCCAGAGAGCAATACACCATTTTATGGGCTGTAATGGTTATATTCGTAATTGTGGGCATTGTAGGAATAATGAATACACTTGGTGCAACATTCCATGCACACCGTAGGGAGTACGCTATATTGCGAGCGATTCATCTAACCACGGCGAAGCTAAGATCTGTGATGATTGTGCAAGGCTTATTGTATGCAATTACATCTATTGTTATAGGAATTTTATCCGGGGGTTGGATTATCATTGGATTATTTACTGGAACGGATGAATTCAATGGATGGACGATCAGCTGGTACACTATAGTTTTACCCATTATCGTAGTTGGCGTTATAACGCTTCTTATTTCGTTCTTATATGCTAGACAAATCGGACTGAATTCTATTACTGAGGAATTAAAGGTCGAGTAG